From Pseudoxanthomonas sp. YR558, the proteins below share one genomic window:
- a CDS encoding discoidin domain-containing protein, which produces MVSTFARLTAGWTALAAVCASAHAATPVRVLDAFDDASTWRVVTSNQVSGVLRTVEGVDGKAMCLDYDFNGVSGHAGIQRDLVLEYPQNYQFGFQLRGDSPRNDLQFKVIDASGDNVWWVNRPKYDFPTAWTPVRYKTRHIDKAWGPDPDRVLRKSVKLEYTIYNNVGGKGSVCFDQLTFQPLPVDDGAPLTGKASANVAFPAGAASLAVDGKPDTAWSADLHGNQDPQLTLDLGKVREFGGLVLDWKAGQHASDYLVQLSDDGARWRDVRTVVDGNGGRDYLALPESEARYVRIVIGDGPGNAFALAGLEVKPLAFAAHPNDVIKAMAADAPKGWFPRGFSGEQPYWTIVGLDGGREQGLIGEDGAIEIAKGGISVEPYVQVDGHWVGWSDVQAAQSLQDGYLPMPTVTWTHPLFSLSTTAFAAGAPGDSRVVARHRLTNTGTTPRDYAIALAVQPWQVNPPSQFLNTTGGFSPIQAIALRDGVASVNGRDSLRFATPDAVLASHFDEGMVRERIEDSDASKATTASVDGDATGLASGAVLYRFTLAPGESREIDWVAPLEGALPTRIDAARDQQAMAGIWRKKLDEMKLQVPAEGQPVADTLRTALAHMLISRIGPRLQPGTRSYSRSWIRDGAMISEGLLRLGRPEVVKEYVEWYAPYQFKNGKVPCCVDDRGSDPVPENDSHGELIFNIAEYYRYTGDKAFLKAMWPHVQGAFAYMEELRLSERTEANRAVNAAFYGMMPASISHEGYSAKPMHSYWDNFWALRGYKDAVEVAEALGEAGEAKRMAASRDQFRDDLYASLRAATERNKIDYLPGAAEIGDFDPTSTTIALAPGGEQGKLPADLLDNTFQRYWREFVQRRDGQREWKDYTPYEWRNVAAFVRLGWRERAWEVLDFFFDDRVPQAWNQWAEVVSRTPRKPFFVGDLPHAWVASDFVRSALDMFAYTREADDSLVLAAGVPAAWLDGEGIAIDGLRTPNGVLGYRLRKTDGQLQLDVKAGMKLPAGGLVLPWPYASEPGETRINGKPAQWKDGELRITTLPAKVSIRAR; this is translated from the coding sequence ATGGTGTCGACTTTCGCCCGCCTCACGGCCGGATGGACAGCGCTCGCGGCGGTCTGCGCCAGCGCCCACGCAGCTACGCCGGTACGCGTGCTGGATGCGTTCGATGACGCGTCCACGTGGCGCGTGGTCACCTCCAACCAGGTCAGCGGCGTGCTGCGGACCGTGGAGGGGGTCGACGGCAAGGCGATGTGCCTGGATTACGATTTCAACGGTGTGTCGGGCCATGCGGGCATCCAGCGCGACCTGGTGCTCGAGTATCCACAGAACTACCAGTTCGGCTTCCAGCTCCGTGGCGATTCGCCGCGCAACGACCTGCAGTTCAAGGTCATCGATGCCAGTGGGGACAACGTGTGGTGGGTCAACCGGCCGAAGTACGATTTCCCGACCGCATGGACGCCGGTGCGCTACAAGACGCGCCACATCGACAAGGCCTGGGGTCCCGATCCGGACCGCGTGCTGCGCAAGAGCGTCAAGCTCGAATACACCATCTACAACAATGTCGGCGGCAAGGGCTCGGTCTGCTTCGACCAGCTGACGTTCCAGCCGTTGCCTGTCGATGACGGCGCGCCGCTGACCGGCAAGGCGAGCGCGAACGTCGCGTTCCCGGCCGGTGCCGCGTCGCTGGCGGTGGATGGCAAACCCGATACCGCGTGGTCCGCGGACCTGCACGGCAACCAGGACCCGCAGCTGACGCTGGACCTGGGCAAGGTACGCGAGTTCGGCGGCCTGGTACTCGACTGGAAGGCGGGTCAACACGCCTCCGACTACCTCGTGCAGCTGTCCGACGATGGTGCGCGCTGGCGCGACGTACGCACGGTGGTCGACGGCAATGGCGGGCGCGACTACCTCGCGCTGCCGGAGTCCGAAGCGCGCTACGTGCGCATCGTGATCGGCGACGGCCCGGGCAATGCGTTCGCCCTCGCCGGGCTGGAGGTGAAGCCGCTGGCGTTCGCCGCGCATCCGAACGACGTGATCAAGGCGATGGCGGCCGATGCGCCGAAGGGCTGGTTCCCGCGCGGATTCAGCGGCGAACAGCCGTACTGGACCATCGTCGGCCTGGATGGCGGGCGCGAGCAGGGCCTGATCGGCGAAGACGGCGCGATCGAGATCGCGAAGGGCGGCATCAGCGTGGAGCCGTACGTGCAGGTGGACGGCCACTGGGTCGGCTGGTCCGACGTGCAGGCGGCGCAGTCGCTGCAGGACGGCTACCTGCCGATGCCGACGGTTACCTGGACGCATCCGTTGTTCTCGCTGTCCACCACGGCGTTCGCGGCCGGCGCGCCGGGCGATTCTCGCGTGGTCGCGCGCCATCGCCTGACCAACACCGGCACCACGCCGCGCGACTATGCGATCGCCCTCGCCGTGCAGCCGTGGCAGGTCAATCCGCCCAGCCAGTTCCTCAACACCACCGGCGGCTTCAGCCCAATCCAAGCCATCGCGCTGCGGGATGGGGTGGCGAGCGTGAACGGGCGCGACAGTCTGCGCTTCGCTACGCCGGATGCCGTGCTGGCGTCGCACTTCGATGAAGGCATGGTGCGCGAACGTATCGAAGACAGCGACGCATCGAAGGCGACCACCGCATCGGTCGACGGCGACGCGACGGGCCTGGCCTCCGGCGCGGTGCTTTACCGCTTCACGCTGGCGCCGGGCGAAAGCCGGGAGATCGACTGGGTCGCGCCGCTGGAAGGCGCGTTGCCGACACGCATCGATGCGGCGCGCGACCAGCAGGCGATGGCGGGCATCTGGCGAAAGAAGCTCGACGAAATGAAACTGCAGGTGCCGGCCGAAGGCCAGCCGGTCGCCGATACGCTGCGCACCGCGCTCGCGCACATGCTGATCTCTCGGATCGGGCCGCGCCTGCAGCCGGGCACGCGCTCGTACTCGCGCAGCTGGATCCGCGATGGCGCCATGATTTCCGAAGGCCTGCTGCGCCTGGGTCGTCCGGAAGTGGTGAAGGAGTACGTGGAGTGGTACGCGCCGTACCAGTTCAAGAACGGCAAGGTGCCGTGCTGCGTCGACGATCGCGGCAGCGATCCGGTGCCGGAGAACGACAGCCACGGCGAACTGATCTTCAACATCGCCGAGTACTACCGCTATACGGGCGACAAGGCGTTCCTGAAGGCGATGTGGCCGCACGTGCAGGGTGCGTTCGCCTACATGGAAGAACTGCGTCTCAGCGAGCGCACCGAGGCCAACCGCGCGGTCAACGCGGCGTTCTACGGAATGATGCCGGCGTCGATCAGTCACGAAGGCTACTCGGCCAAGCCGATGCATTCGTACTGGGACAACTTCTGGGCGCTGCGCGGCTACAAGGATGCCGTCGAAGTGGCCGAAGCGCTGGGCGAGGCGGGCGAAGCCAAGCGCATGGCCGCATCGCGCGACCAGTTCCGCGACGACCTCTACGCCTCGCTGCGTGCGGCCACCGAGCGCAACAAGATCGACTACCTGCCCGGGGCGGCCGAGATCGGCGACTTCGATCCGACCTCGACCACCATCGCGCTGGCACCGGGCGGTGAGCAGGGCAAGCTGCCGGCCGACCTGCTGGATAACACCTTCCAGCGCTACTGGCGCGAATTCGTGCAGCGCCGCGATGGCCAGCGCGAGTGGAAGGACTACACGCCGTACGAGTGGCGCAACGTGGCCGCGTTCGTGCGGCTGGGCTGGCGTGAACGGGCGTGGGAGGTGCTGGACTTCTTCTTCGACGATCGCGTGCCGCAGGCCTGGAACCAGTGGGCGGAAGTGGTGTCGCGCACGCCGCGCAAGCCGTTCTTCGTCGGCGATCTTCCGCATGCGTGGGTCGCGTCGGATTTCGTGCGCTCGGCGCTGGACATGTTCGCCTACACCCGCGAAGCCGACGACAGCCTCGTGTTGGCAGCGGGCGTGCCGGCGGCGTGGCTGGACGGCGAGGGCATCGCCATCGACGGGCTGCGCACGCCGAACGGCGTGCTCGGCTACCGGCTGCGAAAGACGGACGGGCAGCTCCAGCTCGACGTGAAGGCGGGCATGAAGCTGCCGGCCGGTGGGCTGGTGCTGCCGTGGCCGTACGCGAGCGAGCCGGGCGAAACCCGTATCAACGGCAAGCCGGCGCAGTGGAAGGACGGCGAGCTGCGCATCACCACGCTGCCCGCGAAGGTCAGCATCCGCGCGCGTTGA
- a CDS encoding carbohydrate ABC transporter permease — MNQRLASIVVNGLLVALAVLSLGPLLWMLSVSFMQTGEAGHFPPPLLPAAPTLDNYRDLFVRAGMGRYLINSFIVSTSVMLLSLLFNTMAGYAFAKLRFKGRDSTFRALLAALVIPAQVAMMPLFLLLKQMGLVNTYAGAIVPGMAAIFGIFLVRQYARSIPDELLEAARIDGASEARIFFQIVLPGLKPILVTLAIFSFLGAWNDFMWPLIVLSDDALQTLPVALAALSREHVMDYELMMAGSVVTILPVLLLFLVLQRYYIQGLLLGSVKG, encoded by the coding sequence ATGAACCAGCGCCTCGCCTCGATCGTCGTCAACGGCTTGCTGGTCGCGCTGGCCGTCCTCAGCCTGGGTCCGCTGCTGTGGATGCTGTCGGTGTCCTTCATGCAGACCGGCGAAGCGGGGCACTTTCCGCCGCCGCTGTTGCCAGCGGCCCCCACGCTCGACAACTACCGCGACCTGTTCGTGCGCGCCGGGATGGGCCGCTACCTGATCAACAGCTTCATCGTCTCGACCAGCGTGATGCTGCTGTCGCTGCTGTTCAACACGATGGCGGGCTATGCGTTCGCCAAGTTGCGCTTCAAGGGCCGCGACAGCACCTTCCGCGCGCTGCTCGCCGCGCTCGTCATCCCCGCGCAGGTCGCGATGATGCCGTTGTTCCTGCTGCTCAAGCAGATGGGCCTGGTGAACACCTATGCCGGCGCCATCGTGCCCGGCATGGCGGCGATCTTCGGCATCTTCCTCGTGCGCCAGTACGCGCGCTCGATCCCCGACGAACTGCTCGAGGCCGCGCGCATCGACGGCGCCAGCGAGGCGCGCATCTTCTTCCAGATCGTGTTGCCGGGCCTGAAGCCGATCCTGGTGACGCTGGCGATCTTCAGCTTCCTCGGGGCTTGGAATGACTTCATGTGGCCGCTGATCGTCCTAAGCGACGACGCGCTGCAGACCCTTCCCGTGGCGCTGGCGGCGTTGTCGCGCGAGCACGTGATGGACTACGAACTGATGATGGCCGGCTCGGTCGTCACCATCCTGCCGGTGCTGCTGCTGTTCCTCGTGCTGCAGCGCTACTACATCCAGGGCTTGCTGCTGGGCAGCGTGAAGGGCTGA
- a CDS encoding sugar ABC transporter substrate-binding protein, with translation MRCCSLLAIVGLVLTLAGCTRTEDTRTTVRFWVMGYEGEVVAKLLPEFERQHPDIHVDLQIVPWLSAHEKLLTAFAGDSLPDVCPIGNTWIPEFAALGALDPLDDQIAATPGFDQADFFPGVWDTGVIDGRAYAVPWYVETRLPFYRRDILAKAGVKTLPTSWAEWRIALRKVKQVAGEGNYSILLPLNEFEPLLSLAIQQPEPLLRDGGRYGNFRSEGFRQSLGFYKEMFDQQWAPVVTNNQISNVWDEFGKGFYSFYISGPWNIAKFKERLPAAQQDDWMTMPLPGPNGPGASLANGTSFVVFKNSPNKAAAWKLIAWLSSPQVQTEFHALTGDLPPRRSPWLTPALADDPYAKAYREQLERAVSTPKVPEWERIATEMRLVGEQVANGRLTVDQAVEELDRRADRILEKRRWMLDHADKAGAAP, from the coding sequence ATGCGCTGCTGTTCCCTGCTCGCGATCGTCGGCCTTGTCCTGACGTTGGCAGGCTGCACGCGCACGGAAGACACGCGCACCACGGTGCGCTTCTGGGTGATGGGTTACGAAGGCGAAGTGGTGGCGAAACTGCTGCCCGAGTTCGAGCGCCAGCACCCCGACATCCATGTCGACCTGCAGATCGTGCCGTGGCTGTCGGCGCACGAAAAATTGCTGACCGCCTTCGCGGGCGACTCGCTGCCCGACGTGTGCCCGATCGGCAACACATGGATCCCGGAGTTCGCCGCACTCGGTGCGCTGGATCCGCTGGACGACCAGATCGCCGCCACGCCCGGCTTCGATCAGGCGGATTTCTTCCCCGGTGTCTGGGACACCGGCGTGATCGACGGGCGCGCATACGCGGTGCCGTGGTATGTCGAGACCCGCCTGCCGTTCTACCGTCGCGACATACTCGCGAAAGCCGGGGTGAAGACGCTGCCCACCAGCTGGGCCGAGTGGCGTATCGCCTTGCGCAAGGTCAAGCAGGTGGCGGGCGAGGGCAACTACTCGATCCTGCTGCCGCTCAACGAATTCGAACCGCTGCTGAGCTTGGCCATCCAGCAGCCCGAGCCGCTGCTGCGCGACGGTGGCCGGTACGGCAATTTCCGCAGTGAAGGTTTCCGCCAGTCGCTCGGCTTCTACAAGGAGATGTTCGATCAGCAGTGGGCGCCGGTGGTGACCAACAACCAGATCTCGAACGTGTGGGACGAATTCGGCAAGGGCTTCTATTCGTTCTACATCTCCGGTCCCTGGAACATCGCCAAGTTCAAGGAGCGCCTGCCCGCCGCGCAGCAGGACGACTGGATGACCATGCCATTGCCCGGCCCGAACGGCCCTGGCGCCTCGCTCGCCAACGGCACCAGCTTCGTGGTGTTCAAGAACTCGCCGAACAAGGCCGCAGCCTGGAAGCTCATCGCCTGGCTGTCGTCGCCGCAGGTGCAGACCGAATTCCATGCGCTGACGGGCGATCTGCCGCCGCGCCGCTCTCCGTGGCTGACCCCGGCGCTGGCCGATGATCCCTACGCCAAGGCCTATCGCGAGCAGCTGGAACGCGCCGTGTCGACGCCCAAGGTGCCCGAGTGGGAGCGGATCGCCACGGAAATGCGGCTGGTCGGCGAGCAGGTGGCCAACGGGCGCCTGACGGTGGACCAGGCGGTCGAGGAACTGGATCGTCGCGCTGACCGCATCCTCGAGAAGCGTCGCTGGATGCTGGACCACGCCGACAAGGCAGGGGCCGCGCCATGA
- a CDS encoding sugar ABC transporter permease — translation MRSTHALAGWLFAAPALTVIVVFFGLPVLAAFVLSLTDFDIYALADIGNLRFVGLDNYVGLLQNPLFWKSLGNTVYFVVVGVPLSVAVSLGAALLLHSKLGRFKGFFRTAFFAPVVTTVVAVAVIWRYLFHTKYGLVNWGLSWVGIDPVDWLGDPTWAMPTIILFAVWKNFGYNMIIFLAGLQSIPEDLYEAARIDGASRWAQFRHVTLPQLGPVLLLVGILTMAGYFQLFAEPYVMTQGGPLESTKSVLYLMYEEGFKWWNLGNASAVAFLLFILMTAVTSGLLWFARKRGVE, via the coding sequence ATGAGGTCGACCCACGCGCTCGCAGGCTGGTTGTTCGCCGCGCCGGCATTGACCGTCATCGTCGTGTTCTTCGGCCTGCCGGTGCTGGCCGCATTCGTGCTGAGCCTGACCGACTTCGACATCTATGCGCTGGCCGACATCGGCAACCTGCGCTTCGTCGGCTTGGACAACTACGTCGGCCTGCTGCAGAACCCGTTGTTCTGGAAATCGCTGGGCAACACGGTCTACTTCGTCGTCGTCGGCGTTCCGCTGTCGGTCGCGGTGTCGCTCGGTGCAGCGCTGCTGCTGCATTCCAAGCTGGGACGCTTCAAGGGCTTCTTCCGCACCGCGTTCTTCGCGCCGGTGGTCACTACGGTCGTCGCGGTCGCGGTGATCTGGCGCTATCTCTTCCATACCAAGTACGGCCTGGTGAACTGGGGACTGTCGTGGGTGGGCATCGATCCGGTGGACTGGCTGGGCGATCCGACCTGGGCGATGCCGACCATCATCCTGTTCGCCGTGTGGAAGAACTTCGGCTACAACATGATCATCTTCCTCGCCGGCCTGCAGAGCATCCCCGAAGACCTCTACGAAGCCGCGCGCATCGACGGCGCTTCGCGCTGGGCGCAGTTCCGCCACGTGACCCTGCCGCAGTTGGGCCCGGTGCTGCTGCTGGTCGGCATCCTGACCATGGCCGGGTATTTCCAGTTGTTCGCCGAGCCCTACGTGATGACCCAAGGCGGGCCGCTGGAGAGCACCAAGAGCGTGCTCTACCTGATGTACGAAGAAGGCTTCAAGTGGTGGAACCTGGGCAATGCATCGGCGGTGGCGTTCCTGCTCTTCATCCTGATGACGGCCGTCACCAGCGGCCTGCTGTGGTTCGCGCGCAAGCGGGGCGTGGAATGA